The DNA sequence TAGAGGTTGAAGTAGTTGTAACTGTAACAAGTCATCCATGTTTAAACTTAGAAATTGATGCAACAAACTATTTAATTATTCAGGTGCGTAGTTTTTTTGCTATATGAATTAATCTTGTATATGTGAATTAATGGAATGAAATAAAGTGATGTTACgaacaaaatgaaatgaaatttagtAGAATACATCTCAATATTGCATTCAATcttgttctgttttttttctctcatgtggAATAAAATCGACCTTTTTTCTTTCGTTCCAATGGATCCAAATAAACCTTAACTTGTTGCTTAAATCTTTTCACCAAGGTTAACTTTTGTTTAATTACGTGCTAAACAGTCCAAGTAACAAATCATGGTTGTATTTGGATTAAACTCAGGAgagtatttttatgaatttaatatataattgttaattctaatgcacaaaatgaaaaaaatgaggatttttttagagtaaaaatattttgattttttccaactaaaattaaaacatgaacATCACTGATATATTTTCCTTGAAAATTTGGTGAATCTAGGGgatatatttaaataagattttaaaagacatttttttcataaaaaattatgcgAATTTTAGATGATTTTGTAGGAATGTAatgattttttagattttttttgaaagactttTATTATTAGGATTTTGTAGTAtagattttaatgaatttataaaatatgaattcattttgaatttataatattttaaaggattttataattttttataaaaacatttaaaattactatagtcaatgaaaaaataataaataaatgataaatgatttggataaagaaaagtaaaatcaatataaaatttttcaatcttttaatatctaattgattctAGTTTCTTGTCCTCTTATATAACATTTCTCCACATATCTAAAGCTTTTTACTAGTTTTGTAGAGAGAAAAAACATGTGAAAGCCTATTAGTTATATGCAATTATACAACTATATGGAACTCACCATACACTATAGTCACGATATTAGCAAATAGGGTTGTAGGGCAATTATAGGGATAAAGAACATGATTGTTGAGTGTGCAAGTCAATGGTGTTTCTTCGCATGGGAATTTGATGGTGTATCATGAGTACATTGTGATTAGAGGTTGCAGTCCTAGTTTTCGTCATAACGAAGTGTTGGGTGAAGTCTCTCTGATAGCATCTCAATTGGAAAATCATACAATTATAGATATTGTCATGCtcaatgtcaaatgaagaattaaaCAATCATATATAATGATATCAATTAATCTAGCAATAGCAATTGACccgaaaaaaaaagtagaaagaaaTTTTTACCTGATTGCAGAAAAAGCATGTAACATTGAAAGAAAGAGATGCCCAATTACTCCATCAATGCTACCgccttcaagaaaaaaaaaaagtaaggaaAAATGACAAAGTCTGAGTATAAAAGTTTCAAGAGTTGGGACCAAATTATTTTGTGTGAGGTATTTACGTACAATTAAAAAGTCACACGAAAtctatttaatacttttttaattgaatactgtaaaattttattttcatgaaaaaaatcttgaaagtctaaattaaataatttttttatcatttttaaaaatcttgattgaatatcacaatattttaaaatctttatgAATCCTAATTGAATACACCACTATTATATGGGTTTTTCGTTGATAAAATTCTATATTTGtcttagaaatttaaattaaaattcagtATCTTGGATTTTCCCACGTACTTGTCATCCACAGCCTTGACTCTCTCATCCTTTGTTGGATCATATTATGACTATTGACTGGAACATTTTGACTGAAAGATCACTCTGTGAAGTTCAAATTTTACTCTGTTCAAAAGCAAGCTCAGACATATTTGTTGTTTGCAAGCTTCCTCCAATACCACTCTCCCAAAAAGAAgtctatcattttaaaaaaatgagactgAATGGGCTCCTCTTGTAACTATAACTCCATGCTTTCTCTCCAAATCACCCAATCTCcatattcattattattttttatacttgtgTCTTTGACAAATCTTTTGCATGGTAACAAATCTTATTGTGTCTAGCTtcaacttgttttcttttgcaTATTCTTCTTTGCATGGTTTAGCACTCAGtctttttaaacaatttatcTTGCTTTGCTATCTCCATAGCCTCTCTAGTAgcatttatttttctcctaaCAATCTGCTCCATGTCTTTTCCTTGCATTCCAAACACCCATTCATTTATCAACATCTCCCAAAACGAAACACTCGTTTCTTGCGCTTCCTCTATCATCCATAGTTtgcaaacaaattaattaaatcaattgatTTTGATTGGGTCTAAAGAAATCCAAAGCCTGTCTAGTAGCATTTATTTTCTCCTAATAATCTGCTCCATATCTTTTCCATGCATTATCCACTCATTCTAAATACCTCAGGCCTTCTTCATATCTagtaagaaaaagagaaacaaattacAGAAATGTAAGTACGATGGATTATGATGTAATAGTTAAGAGTGTAAATGAGTTCTCATAAATCATTAGAGATGTGGTGGTAGATATGCAGAAgctacaattaattttaaatagaattaattttcattaaaattgattttgaaggtgataatatgattatatgtttgaatgtttttattataaaatcaaattaaaaataaaattttgaatctaaTAACACAGAAACtagtcaaattattttaatcaaaattgattttaaattattctccaccttaaaattaaacaaataaaaatatattaaaaattaattttaaattcaaaatcaactTGTGAAGTGAAACCAAACGTACTGAAATTACCTTTGAACGCGGATAAAATAATTTGAGGCACGTAACCAATCGTGCACAAGTGGTTTGTGGACATGTTTGGCTTGGGAAGTTTCCTAGAAGAATTAAGGGCCCGCATGAAATTGATCTTTTTCCTAAAAAGTTTGCACGTAAAAAGCTTGTTATTTTGGAGTGATTACTTGAGAAAGAAGAACATGAAGATTGGAATtggaatcttcttcttcctttcccaAGAAGGAAGACAGAAAAATCAAATGTGATGTCATATCCGCGTAACGTATCTCACTGCTCTTCTTGCAACTTCCAGGATTCTAGTGCCATATACAAATCAATTTATCGCAAAAAACAAACTATATGTGCACTtgtggaaaaatatttttatttatttgtcctgctaacattatttattatttttaattttattttttaaattgttatacATTTTACATATTTGTGATAAACCAGAGGAGAATAATAGTAGAGGTTGTTTTAAAaggttaaaagaattttttttatgctaattatattacttaatttatgtattgtttttttaaagtatacaaaataaaacaaattaaataagtactctaatataacttattttattcacttttttttgtttaaaatttgtcACACGTTTTTTTCTAACAACTATTTTCTTAACAACTTAATAAAATCGTCAACAAAGAATCACTTACTTAACTTGTAATtcatgtaatataaaaaaataacaaatacttCCTTCCTCCATTCTTTTTTACATGTCTTTTAAAGTTATTAGGTAGAAATcaagaaatgaaataaattttcttattttatcctttttttctttcatttcacaataaatacatgaataaattaattaaaaattatgagacAAGTGaggatataattaataaaataataattaatatgatctTAAATTTTACAAGCTATAAAAAATTCTCTAAAAATCTGAcaattttttacacttttttcaaCTGTCatattataagttaattttctaTCTTTCTGCTATTTCCTATCTTTCTCTATAAGAAATGAACCGTAAAGAAATAACACTGGCTCTCAACCACAGAGTACATTGTTTTGTGTAAGTTTTTTAGGCCTTGTTTCGTGTGTATTTAAAATACCAActagtataatttaaataaatatttacgtATTTAATTCTGAAAAATTTGTTCTAGTTTTGAGTTgaaataattatgataatttttgtattagaCAAAAAGTATATTCTAATTTTcctattaacttaattttagaataaaaatatttaaacacagTTCACATACGTGTTTACTTACTGTATTAATTAATGAATGAGCATTGAACCAAAACTTGTTTATTCAGATTGAAAATTTATGAGTGGGCTAATTTACTcgtattaaattgaaatttcttttatttacataaataaaagataagtatgaaaaaatttataattattcaagTATCATATTCAATCATatgaattaaattcatattttttgaaTCATTTATATGATTTAGGAATAGAGATTAacttgcataaaaaataaatgacgaaaatgaaaaataattctaatatGTAAGTTAATCTCTCTTCATGAACTAATAATATAGTTATAAATTACATGACATCATCTAATACACTGTTTTTTAACTAAAGATAATTTTACATGCAAATGGCCTAAATCAAAAGTCAAACTTTCTCTGTTTGTCATTCCGACTGTCACTGCTGCTTCTGTTTACATTTATGCCGCATGCAGAGGCTGGACCCACCGACGTTTTGGACAGATcattcatattaattttgtCTCTGATTCAAAGTAGTTGAGACAACAAaattctcaaataaatgttTGTGCGCAAACAATTAGTTAtcctttgttaattaattacgtttaattgaaataaataaccAAGTTTATTTTATGTCACATGTTCCTGTACTACTtaagattatattatttatgttttttttaggaTCTCATATAATTTCTATAACAAATAtcctttttaaattctttaagaaAATGTACTAAGGCATTAATTAACACCACGCTAATTTGATCTCAGCAATCGTTATTGAAAGATAGTGCCGTCGGCAGGTAtacgtgaaaaataaaaatgctacGTAATTGAATTTGTCTGGATATCTTCatctacaaaaaaatatatatccaaATATTTCAACTCTAGGACATCATCCTCGAATCTAATTACATGATAGCAAATTAGGAAGAGGTAATTCCCTAGTTAGGTTGATGAATTTCAAACATTAATTTAcatacaaataaatgaaatttctGAATCAAATTAACGGATTCTCAATAAGGATGAACATTTCTGCTCAATCCACTGGCGTTGGCGAAGAACCCGAACAGATCTTGCTTATACGGCAAATACGACTTGCGTTTATCGCTCTCTTTCCTCGCTCTGCTCATAACGTAATGCTTCTCGTGCGCAGACGCCGCCGCCGTCGTCGTTTTCCCCTTCTTCACCTCAACCTTCTTCACGACGACGCTGCTCGCCTTCTCCGCCGGCTTCGCCGCCGGCGCGTGGTTCAAGAACACGAACGCGTCTTTTCCGTCGCTGTTGCTCCGCAGCTTCACGTCTCGGAACCTCCACAGCTTCGAGAATCCCGTCGAGTTGCTCTTCACCGCCGCTTTCGGATTCCACTCGCAGTATGTTCCTTCCGCCGGCGTCGTCGCCTCCGACGGCGACGGAGAAACATCCGCGTGTTCGACGAAGACCTTTATCGGCAGCCGGAGACCGTCGCCGCCGTTGTAATCGTCGGAGAACAGAAGATCCTGGTTGAAAATCGGAAAAATCGGACGAATATGGCCGTTGTCGAACGCGTCTTCGGCGGAGATCGGCGATCCATCGGAATTCGTGAGAACGAAGCTAaactcttcctcttcttctaccTCATCTTCGTTATGCTTCTCTTCGTTTTCGTTTTCGTTGATTTTGAGCTTAGCCACGAAATCGTGTTCGAACTTTCCAGCGAACTCGTCGGAAGAATCCCTAGACGACAAAGGTGAGAGTGAAACGGCTTGCATTTTAAGTCGAGTGTGCTGCTGCTGCGTTTTGAGATGTGTAACGAGATTGAAACGACGACAGTTATTAATTAAGAAGTTGGTTGGTTGGAGTTTGCAGATGTTGAATTGAGAAGAGGAAAATGATAAATGGTTCGGTTTTTATATGTGAGGTTAGGAGaggactttgatttttattcggTCTTTcgaatttcaatttcaactttTCTAGTAATTTGCCTTTttcacctatttttttaagtgttttcaCACGCTGCACGTGTTCGTTCAAAATAACACACGTAGACTCACCTCGCCTTCGTGGCTTCTTCCAGAAGTTAGGAATCTCCCTTGAAGTCTAAATTTGCAAGCTTCTTTTTTAATTGGATGGTGGTGCTTCTAGTAATATGGGATACTATTCATGatttgatatttaataaatttgtgcATGACTATTCATGGTAGTGCAGAGATCACGggttatgtaattttaattaatggaaCTGCCAATGGCTGATCTCACTGATGATGACTTTGGTTCACTAGCTTTTTTGCCTAATTGCTTTGTTGGTTTTCTTGTTTGGTGAAGGCTACAAAATTAGAGTCAGATATtagttaacaaattaaaaaaaatatttattatataaattataaataacattattttacatattttaataatttttttaattaatatcttaataatatttatttagcatttGTCATGAAATTAAAGTATCGAAGTATTTGTTTAATCATTAATGAAAACACGCATGACATTAAAATATCTAGACACgtgttattaataattaatgtcaaTGGAGAAATATTGGTTTTTTACATCACAGAGAACAATATGAGGCATAAACTAAAGTTTATTCCAAGACATCGTCCAAGGATTTTCTGTGCGCGTTAGAAAAATCGATCACTGTGAGGACTACGCACCTACAAAAGATTATGTACGAGTATatcaatgtttttgttttggtgaGCTAAAAAAATAGACTCGTTCAATTCTTCGTTTGTGTTTTTGGAAGTCAATCACCAGGTGACACGTTGATTAGTCAAGTTCTTGGGATAGAAGCAAATAGAAAGTGGTAGTTACGCGTATTATAGAACACATTATTTCATATTAGTATTTTCAGACATGTGATTAAATTATACTAGTaacgtaaaaaagaaaaataaatttgctTATTAACTCACTCATTCTACACACACATTCACCTTGTATACTAATCTAATTTCTAGCCATTAACTTTGGCAAAGAGGAAGATAAGAAAGGCTTCAGATGATTTGTCAGAGTTATCAAAAGGGGAAATGTCCATTTGTAAAAACTTTAACTCTTAAGTCGGTAAATCAATAGAGGAACTAGTCGTGAAGGACAAAATGTGCGTGGAGAACATAAATATACACACATGCATCAATGGGTGATGTGTTAGGTGGTCAAGGAGTGCTAATCTAACGTGTGTCATTAGCATAATTTAGGAAAACTTATGTTAGTTACTTACTAATAGTAAGTTGACTTAACATTTTCCTAAAGATCATGATGTTCAACcatttcaaatacttcataAACATGAGAGCTATAAGGTGATATGGTGATTAAACAAAGGGACGTGTGAATTGAAGTGATAAAGAGATTACCGGATTGAATTTTCTCATTAACATTACATATTAATtactaacatttatttatataaaggtATCTCATGAATGTCTTGATTCACTAAAATTTGATCAATTGATGGTGGAATCTTCATGATTGGTAATCTAATGTCTTTTGAACTGCTTGATGAGAATTGTGAATGACCATCAATATTTATACTTAAAGTGGAAGGTTGAGCATCACTCGCTTCGACCAATAACAATGTCCTAAAATTGCATTGATTGCTTTTACATaaagaaattttgtatttattgatTTCATCTTTTACAATATCTAGATTTCGAGCTGTAACATAATATACTTATAcgttaatttcatatttttttctacatcacattattttttgacatgtcattcttcattcttcaccTCACCTATATATTATCTTGCACTCTTTTACAATGCCCCCTTCAATTCTCAACTCCCACCTACTCAATAACTCTCATTTGATATGACTAATAAAATCTACCAtggaaaaatcaaataatttgttAGAGGAATTACTTATTTGCCATGATTTTCGCTTTCTCAATTTGTGTGTTGTTCTCATTACAATGACAATAAAACTTCCCTAACTCCCATCTCTGCAATCACTCAAGAAAACCAAACAAACCTTGAATCACAAAtttttgtcctctttccaaTGCATAAGGCACTCGTTCTCATCCCCTTCAATAAATCACCTGTGAATATGACCAACAAGACTATATTGTAATTGTTCAATTCACACCCAACTTAACTAACTAACGCACCCAATCGTTGATTCTCCTTTATCACTCCCTCAATGATCGATCAATGATAAAGGATCAATATTCTTTACCCAATTATAGAATTAGAGGAAGCACCGGACGGATCTAGAAAATTTGTTTAGcgggtaaaaaaataaattccaaaagaaaaatattttaaatttttataaaatacataactttatgatgaaaaaaaattccaattacTTATATAAGTTTTTACAAATTAAGTGAGTCAAGGCACGTGCTAGTATCACTGACTTGCTTTATATGTTTAGTATTATAGGAGTaaaacaatacaaattaaaagaataaaacaataaaatcagtatcattttattttaattttatcgcttaattataactttttacatTCATTTAGAAAAAGAATTGTCTATGGGGGCAACACTGGGGCAAaactttttcttaataaaatattataagtaacaaaaaattatggGGACAATTGCCCATAGTCATTAACATGCATCCGTCCCTGAAAGGACACATGCAATAATTTATCTTATCAATTTGTGATTAGTCATTTGTAGTTTTCatcagagaaaaaaattatcttcttaCTTCATCGTTTTTATTATTTAGTGTTTAATAGTTTTgacgtaaaattattttactacgCTATTCAATATCAAATCataattactataatttttaagataatttttataaaatttaataaatttatcaaatagaatacaattaaatgataatataaaattatttacattttaatgtataatcttttttttctctattatttatcaaccaaaaagttataaataattagaaatattttgataaaattagttaatgaaaaacacaatttttagaGAATCTTACACGaagaaataaacaattttataaaatagattcTTATATTTCCATATTGATAAAAAAGAGTTTGAGGTAGTATCTTGATTTCCCATTCCTTGATAGCCAAGCACTACGCTGACCTATCAAACTTAATTTAATGCCTGAATGGTCCTAATCCAAGTTTGAGTCGTATATTTCCATATCTAGCAACGTTGGGCTTTATTGACATTGACTTTCAAATTTATGAGAGGTGGATGTGGATAAGCTCCTGCTTCTAGAATAGTATGAGTGCAAGAAATTGACCCAAATAACTAGATAACATTTTACTTCTTCATAGGAAAATTTTATCATAGTATTGCaatttgttcaaaatatttagtACTAATCTAATCGCGAAAAGTTGTTGAactttattactattaattattgataGATGGTAGTAGTTCGAAAGTAACCGATTTGGGGGAGAAAAAGGAGGAATTTAACTGACAATTCATTAGTATACACTTTTAATCAAGTCAACTGttttatttaacattatattttttaatccataCCAATCCTTTGTCAATTTAAtagaaactttttttaaaataaaaagtataaaatctgGAATAATTTTGATCGCCTAGTGTTAAAATAAAGACATTGTagctattaaatattatattttttattgctgacttgatatttaaattaaataaacatttattttgaaaatttaattaactaataaaatgACAATTACTTGGGTGTGATTTTAAAACACGTCCCACTAACACCtgttatatattattcaatgaTATAATTTCACATGACTTATTTTGTTAGATTTaatgattaagtttttttttttgttttttgtcattgaagtctcattattattttatttttttgtaaatttgatatttttaatttaatatttttttataaaagatactTTAATTCCTGGGGAACATTGTCGTCACAAGCTGAAGATCAACCTTATGGGTAGATGACGCTTTAGGTGTTTTGATTTTcgtaagagtttttttttataacaatttctTTCTAAAGTTAAACTTTTACGTCAAATCCATGCATGGCATTTATGAAACTTTAGTTTCCTTAAATCTTCAACAAATTCCAACTCACTCAACATCTTTTcctaagaaaaaagaaaagttctTCTAGTATCTTGGACTCGCCAAGTCTATCCCATGATTTCCTTGATTTGTTTTGCTGGTAACTTATTAATTtagaagatttttcttttcttttaatttattttccttctcttGCCTTGGACTTCTGGGTCCTGTAACctatcaaatttgattttaattatcgAGTGTATGTTACACAAGTCAATGTCAAAACCCCTTGCAACGTTTCGCACTCGCTGCATCGATTGGTTTATTGTTGCTCTTCAGCTTCAGTTCAGTCACCAAAGCAAACAATATTggtatttcaattt is a window from the Glycine max cultivar Williams 82 chromosome 2, Glycine_max_v4.0, whole genome shotgun sequence genome containing:
- the LOC100776669 gene encoding uncharacterized protein, which encodes MQAVSLSPLSSRDSSDEFAGKFEHDFVAKLKINENENEEKHNEDEVEEEEEFSFVLTNSDGSPISAEDAFDNGHIRPIFPIFNQDLLFSDDYNGGDGLRLPIKVFVEHADVSPSPSEATTPAEGTYCEWNPKAAVKSNSTGFSKLWRFRDVKLRSNSDGKDAFVFLNHAPAAKPAEKASSVVVKKVEVKKGKTTTAAASAHEKHYVMSRARKESDKRKSYLPYKQDLFGFFANASGLSRNVHPY